One genomic window of Roseobacter ponti includes the following:
- a CDS encoding LysE family translocator gives MTADLLLALATFAFVSSATPGPNNLMLMASGANYGFARSVPHMLGISIGFSVMIMAVGAGLVQIFDAWPLSYQILRVLSVVYMTWLALKIARAAPARAADAEGRPMTFLQAAAFQWVNPKAWAMALTALSVYAADATLVAFGIVALVFGIVNLPAITMWTVLGQQMTRILTSPARLRAFNLTMAALLMASLWPVLMQG, from the coding sequence ATGACAGCTGACCTTCTTCTCGCCCTCGCCACCTTTGCTTTTGTCAGTTCCGCGACACCGGGGCCCAACAACCTGATGCTGATGGCCTCGGGCGCCAATTACGGGTTTGCCCGGTCCGTGCCGCATATGCTCGGCATCTCCATTGGTTTTTCGGTGATGATCATGGCCGTGGGGGCCGGCCTCGTGCAGATCTTTGATGCCTGGCCGCTCAGCTATCAGATCCTCAGGGTGCTTTCGGTTGTCTATATGACCTGGCTTGCCCTGAAGATCGCGCGCGCGGCTCCGGCCCGCGCGGCGGATGCAGAGGGCCGTCCGATGACGTTCCTGCAGGCGGCGGCATTTCAGTGGGTCAACCCCAAAGCCTGGGCCATGGCACTCACGGCTCTCTCCGTTTATGCGGCGGATGCGACGCTGGTGGCATTCGGGATCGTTGCGCTGGTTTTCGGCATCGTCAATCTGCCGGCGATTACGATGTGGACCGTTCTGGGCCAGCAGATGACGCGCATTCTGACCAGCCCGGCGCGCCTCAGGGCCTTCAACCTGACGATGGCCGCGCTGCTGATGGCCTCGCTCTGGCCGGTGCTGATGCAGGGATAA
- a CDS encoding D-amino-acid transaminase, which produces MRTVYLNGEYMPETEARVSVFDRGFLMADGVYEVTSVLGGRLIDFDGHTVRLQRSLDELEMRSPISREDLLEVHRELVRVNEIDEGMIYLQITRGAPGDRDFVFPDPETTAPTIVLFTQNKPGLADSPAAKKGIKVISIDDIRWGRRDIKTVQLLYPSMGKMMAKKAGADDAWMIEDGFVTEGTSNNAYIVKGNKIITRALSNDILHGITRAAVLRFAREAQMEVEERSFTLEEARTADEAFVTSASTFVMPVVQIDDAVLGDGTPGRVAPRLREIYLEESVRAAV; this is translated from the coding sequence ATGCGCACCGTATATCTGAATGGTGAATATATGCCGGAAACCGAGGCGCGTGTCTCTGTTTTCGACCGCGGATTTCTGATGGCGGACGGCGTCTATGAAGTGACCTCGGTGCTGGGCGGGCGGCTGATCGATTTCGACGGACACACGGTTCGGTTGCAGCGTTCGCTCGACGAACTGGAGATGCGCAGCCCGATCAGCAGGGAAGACCTGCTGGAGGTGCACCGCGAACTGGTGCGCGTGAATGAGATCGACGAAGGGATGATCTATCTGCAGATCACCCGCGGCGCGCCGGGTGACCGGGATTTTGTTTTTCCCGACCCTGAGACCACCGCGCCCACAATTGTGCTCTTTACCCAGAACAAACCGGGGCTGGCAGACAGCCCGGCGGCGAAAAAGGGCATCAAAGTCATCAGCATCGACGATATCCGCTGGGGACGGCGCGACATCAAGACGGTGCAGCTGCTCTATCCGTCGATGGGCAAGATGATGGCGAAAAAGGCAGGTGCCGATGATGCCTGGATGATCGAGGACGGGTTTGTCACCGAAGGCACCTCCAACAACGCCTATATCGTGAAGGGCAACAAAATTATCACCCGCGCGCTGAGCAACGATATTCTGCACGGGATCACGCGGGCAGCGGTGCTGCGTTTTGCGCGCGAGGCGCAGATGGAAGTTGAGGAACGCAGCTTCACGCTGGAAGAGGCGCGCACGGCGGATGAGGCCTTTGTCACCTCGGCCTCGACCTTCGTGATGCCGGTGGTGCAGATCGACGATGCGGTGCTGGGAGACGGCACGCCCGGGCGGGTCGCACCGCGCTTGCGCGAGATCTATCTCGAAGAAAGCGTGCGGGCGGCGGTCTGA
- a CDS encoding TIGR02300 family protein, with protein MPKEEWGTKRLCPTTGKRFYDLNANPIVSPYTGEVVEVDMSKSRMIAADAEDAASAKAKAKKEEEEEVVLDDDDDVDVELDDDLLDDDEDDDDNVPLEEIADVAADDDDS; from the coding sequence ATGCCCAAAGAAGAATGGGGAACGAAGCGCCTCTGCCCCACAACCGGCAAACGTTTCTATGATCTGAACGCCAACCCGATCGTCAGCCCCTATACGGGCGAGGTGGTCGAGGTGGATATGTCCAAATCACGGATGATCGCCGCAGATGCCGAAGACGCCGCATCGGCAAAGGCAAAAGCGAAAAAAGAGGAAGAAGAAGAAGTCGTTCTCGACGATGATGATGACGTGGATGTGGAGCTGGATGACGATCTGCTCGACGACGACGAGGATGATGACGATAACGTGCCGCTCGAGGAGATTGCGGACGTCGCAGCTGACGACGACGACAGCTGA
- a CDS encoding acetyl-CoA carboxylase carboxyltransferase subunit alpha: protein MTQYMDFEKPLAEIEGKAEELRALARSNDEMDVTEEAAALDTKARAMLQDLYKSLSPWRKCQVARHPERPHCIDYINALFTDYTPLAGDRNFADDHAVMGGLARISDRPVMVIGHEKGNDTKSRIERNFGMARPEGYRKAIRLMDLADRFELPVVTLVDTPGAYPGKGAEERGQSEAIARATEKCLQVGVPLVSVIIGEGGSGGAVAFATANRVAMLEHSVYSVISPEGCASILWKDAEKMREAAEALRLTAQDLKNLGVIDRIIAEPMGGAHRDPGSSIASVGKAVEAMLDELSGKKRDALVSDRRRKFLDLGSKGLAA, encoded by the coding sequence ATGACCCAGTATATGGACTTCGAGAAACCCCTCGCCGAGATTGAGGGGAAGGCCGAAGAACTGCGCGCGCTCGCGCGGTCCAATGACGAGATGGATGTGACCGAGGAGGCGGCGGCGCTTGATACCAAAGCGCGCGCCATGCTGCAGGATCTATATAAATCCCTCTCGCCCTGGCGCAAATGCCAGGTGGCCCGGCACCCCGAACGCCCGCACTGCATTGATTACATCAACGCGCTTTTTACAGATTACACGCCGCTCGCCGGCGACCGTAACTTTGCCGATGACCACGCGGTGATGGGTGGTCTGGCCCGCATCAGTGACAGACCGGTGATGGTGATCGGGCACGAAAAGGGCAATGACACCAAATCCCGCATCGAGCGAAATTTCGGCATGGCCCGGCCCGAAGGCTACCGCAAGGCGATCCGGCTGATGGATCTGGCGGACCGCTTCGAGCTGCCTGTTGTGACACTGGTGGACACGCCCGGCGCCTACCCCGGCAAGGGCGCCGAAGAACGCGGACAGTCAGAGGCCATCGCGCGGGCCACCGAAAAATGCCTGCAGGTCGGTGTGCCGCTGGTGTCGGTGATCATCGGCGAGGGCGGCTCGGGCGGAGCTGTGGCCTTTGCGACGGCCAACCGCGTCGCGATGCTGGAGCATTCGGTTTATTCGGTGATCAGCCCCGAAGGCTGCGCCTCGATCCTGTGGAAAGACGCTGAGAAAATGCGCGAAGCGGCCGAGGCGCTGCGCCTGACCGCACAGGATCTTAAAAATCTCGGCGTCATCGACCGGATCATTGCAGAGCCTATGGGCGGCGCGCACCGCGATCCGGGATCATCCATCGCATCGGTCGGCAAAGCTGTCGAAGCAATGCTCGATGAACTGTCGGGTAAAAAGCGTGACGCCCTGGTCAGCGACCGGCGGCGCAAATTCCTCGATCTGGGCAGCAAGGGTCTCGCCGCCTGA
- a CDS encoding MaoC family dehydratase — translation MAFQMTAGALSRETLAGLEGQEIGLSDWMQLTPGRVAAFAQATEDHQAIHLDPDAGRAAGFAGAVVHGFLTLSMLSAMSYVALPSVEGQSASVNYGFDRVRFVAPVPVGAEIRGRFVLSTAELRSDGGLMLCLAVTAEIRGEERPALSADWRVLLLF, via the coding sequence TTGGCGTTTCAAATGACGGCGGGGGCGCTGTCGCGTGAGACGCTCGCTGGTCTTGAGGGCCAGGAGATTGGTCTCTCAGACTGGATGCAGTTGACGCCGGGGCGGGTTGCGGCTTTTGCGCAGGCCACCGAAGATCACCAGGCCATTCACCTCGATCCGGATGCCGGGCGGGCTGCGGGGTTTGCCGGCGCGGTCGTGCACGGGTTTCTGACGCTCTCGATGCTCTCGGCCATGTCGTACGTCGCCCTGCCGTCGGTGGAAGGGCAGAGCGCATCGGTCAATTATGGCTTTGACCGGGTGCGTTTTGTGGCGCCTGTGCCGGTCGGGGCGGAGATCAGAGGGCGGTTTGTGCTGAGCACCGCAGAACTGCGCTCCGACGGCGGCCTGATGTTGTGCCTCGCGGTCACCGCTGAGATCCGCGGCGAAGAGCGTCCGGCGCTGAGCGCGGACTGGCGGGTGCTGCTGCTTTTCTGA
- the dgcN gene encoding N-acetyltransferase DgcN — protein sequence MIETPYLLFLGDAPDQLSAKVAQGIRDWRPENAVGQFRMDGCNATVGLQDMTLEEAQAAGAKTLVIGVANRGGTISASWRNVLIRALEMGYDVASGLHNLLRDAPDLVQAAHTAGRSLHDVRIPSEPYPIASGVKRTGKRVLAVGTDCSAGKMYTALALDAAMRERGMKCTFRATGQTGILITGSGVPLDAVIADFMAGSIEHLTPDNDPDHWDIIEGQGSLFHVSYSGVSLALIHGGQPDALIICHEPTRRHMRGLPGYTLPSMELVRDTALQMAHVANPDCKVVGVSINTQHLSEAEAKVYCAETEARLGLPTVDPFRHGADRLAEALAAL from the coding sequence ATGATCGAAACACCCTATCTGCTGTTCCTCGGGGACGCACCGGACCAGCTCTCGGCCAAGGTGGCTCAGGGGATCAGGGACTGGCGCCCGGAAAATGCCGTTGGTCAGTTCCGCATGGACGGGTGCAATGCGACCGTGGGCCTGCAGGACATGACGCTGGAAGAGGCACAGGCGGCGGGGGCAAAGACCCTGGTGATCGGTGTGGCCAATCGCGGCGGAACGATCAGTGCCTCCTGGCGCAACGTGCTGATCCGCGCGCTGGAGATGGGGTATGACGTGGCCTCGGGCCTGCACAACCTGCTGCGCGACGCGCCCGATCTGGTTCAGGCCGCGCATACCGCCGGCCGCAGCCTTCACGATGTGCGTATTCCTTCCGAGCCCTATCCGATTGCCAGCGGCGTAAAGCGCACCGGCAAACGCGTGCTGGCTGTGGGCACCGACTGTTCGGCGGGCAAGATGTACACGGCCCTGGCTCTGGATGCCGCCATGCGCGAACGCGGCATGAAGTGTACCTTTCGCGCGACCGGGCAGACGGGCATTCTCATCACCGGCTCAGGCGTGCCGCTCGATGCGGTGATTGCCGATTTCATGGCCGGCTCCATCGAGCATCTGACGCCGGATAACGACCCAGATCACTGGGACATCATCGAAGGGCAGGGCAGCCTTTTTCACGTGTCTTATTCCGGTGTGTCGCTGGCGCTGATCCACGGCGGCCAGCCCGATGCGCTGATCATCTGCCACGAGCCCACGCGACGACACATGCGCGGGCTGCCGGGGTATACGCTGCCCTCGATGGAGCTGGTGCGCGATACGGCGCTGCAGATGGCGCATGTGGCCAATCCGGACTGCAAAGTGGTGGGCGTCTCAATCAACACCCAGCATCTGAGCGAGGCGGAGGCGAAGGTTTATTGTGCGGAAACCGAAGCGCGTCTCGGGCTGCCCACGGTGGATCCGTTTCGCCATGGTGCGGATCGTCTGGCGGAGGCGCTGGCGGCGCTGTGA
- a CDS encoding L-malyl-CoA/beta-methylmalyl-CoA lyase, with product MSFRLQPAAPARPNRCQLFGPGSRPALFEKMAASAADVINLDLEDSVAPTDKDAARANIIAAISEVNWGSKYLSVRINGLDTPWWYRDVVDLLEQAGERLDQIMIPKVGCAADVYAVDALVTAIETAKGRSKKISFEVIIESAAGIAHVEEIAASSPRLQAMSLGAADFAASMGMQTTGIGGTQENYYMVREGDKHWSDPWHWAQAAIVAACRTHGVLPVDGPFGDFSDDEGFRAQALRSATLGMVGKWAIHPRQIALANEVFTPSEDAVAEAREILAAMEEAKARGEGATVYKGRLVDIASIKQAEVIVRQSEMIAG from the coding sequence ATGAGCTTTCGTCTTCAGCCCGCCGCCCCGGCCCGCCCCAACCGCTGCCAGCTCTTCGGGCCAGGATCACGACCGGCGCTTTTCGAGAAAATGGCGGCATCTGCAGCGGATGTCATAAATCTCGATCTGGAAGACAGCGTGGCGCCCACCGATAAAGATGCCGCACGCGCCAATATCATTGCTGCGATCTCAGAGGTGAACTGGGGCAGCAAATATCTCAGCGTACGGATCAACGGGCTCGATACACCCTGGTGGTACCGGGACGTTGTCGATCTGCTGGAACAGGCCGGCGAGCGCCTCGACCAGATCATGATCCCCAAGGTGGGCTGTGCGGCAGACGTCTATGCGGTCGATGCGTTGGTGACTGCGATCGAGACGGCCAAAGGCCGCAGCAAAAAGATCAGTTTTGAGGTCATCATCGAATCCGCCGCCGGCATCGCCCATGTGGAGGAGATCGCCGCAAGCTCCCCGCGCCTGCAGGCGATGAGCCTCGGGGCTGCGGATTTCGCGGCGTCCATGGGTATGCAGACCACCGGCATCGGCGGCACTCAGGAAAACTACTACATGGTGCGCGAAGGCGACAAACACTGGTCTGATCCCTGGCACTGGGCCCAGGCCGCAATCGTCGCCGCCTGCCGGACCCATGGCGTCCTGCCCGTCGATGGCCCCTTTGGTGATTTCTCCGACGACGAGGGCTTCCGCGCCCAGGCCCTGCGCTCCGCCACACTGGGCATGGTCGGCAAATGGGCCATCCACCCCAGACAGATCGCCCTTGCCAATGAGGTTTTCACCCCCTCTGAGGACGCCGTGGCCGAGGCCCGCGAAATCCTCGCCGCGATGGAAGAGGCCAAGGCCCGCGGCGAAGGTGCCACCGTTTACAAGGGTCGCCTCGTCGATATCGCTTCGATCAAACAGGCCGAAGTGATCGTGCGCCAGTCTGAAATGATCGCCGGATGA
- a CDS encoding DUF302 domain-containing protein has protein sequence MRVISVIVAAFVFPTVLFAGDIAPRDGWVVMETTRDHATLLADLKKAVSKNKMGVVTQAGPTATARGRGITIPENRVIGVFNNDFAVKILDLSTAAMIEAPVRFYVTEEENGNATLSYKKPSFVFAPYADEGGAALQALARDLDARFEMIAADATK, from the coding sequence ATGCGCGTCATATCAGTAATCGTAGCGGCTTTCGTGTTCCCGACTGTTTTGTTCGCAGGTGATATCGCGCCGCGTGACGGCTGGGTCGTGATGGAAACGACCCGCGATCACGCGACCCTGCTGGCCGATCTGAAAAAGGCCGTCAGCAAAAATAAGATGGGTGTTGTAACCCAGGCGGGTCCCACAGCCACTGCGCGCGGTCGCGGCATCACGATCCCCGAAAACCGCGTGATCGGGGTCTTTAACAATGATTTCGCCGTGAAAATTCTGGACCTCTCAACGGCGGCGATGATCGAAGCGCCCGTACGGTTTTATGTGACCGAAGAGGAAAACGGCAACGCGACACTCTCTTACAAAAAACCATCATTCGTTTTTGCACCCTACGCGGATGAAGGGGGTGCGGCCCTCCAGGCACTGGCGCGCGATCTTGACGCCCGCTTTGAAATGATCGCTGCTGACGCCACGAAGTAG
- a CDS encoding M48 family metallopeptidase — protein sequence MSDVILEGDPPISLILRRSARAKRISLRISQLDGRVTLTLPKRVPETEAISFAREKETWIRGHLDARGSDVAVAPGAELPIGGQMHRVVAGAGRRVSFSPGEVCVPGAPARTGRRLEGHLKQIARARLAEASDHYAERLGRSYDRITLRDTRSRWGSCSSDGRLMYSWRLILAPPEVLDYVAAHEVAHLAEMNHSAAFWDGVRRIYGDYAAPRRWLRQHGADLHRYRFSL from the coding sequence ATGTCGGATGTGATTTTAGAGGGCGACCCGCCCATTTCCCTTATCCTGCGCCGTTCTGCGCGGGCAAAGCGGATTTCGCTGCGCATTTCGCAGCTTGACGGCCGGGTAACGCTGACCCTGCCGAAACGGGTGCCCGAGACCGAGGCGATCAGCTTTGCCCGGGAAAAAGAAACGTGGATTCGCGGCCACCTTGACGCGCGCGGCAGCGATGTGGCGGTGGCCCCGGGAGCCGAACTGCCCATCGGCGGGCAGATGCACAGGGTTGTTGCGGGCGCCGGACGGCGGGTCAGTTTTTCGCCTGGCGAAGTGTGCGTGCCGGGGGCTCCCGCACGCACCGGACGGAGGCTTGAGGGCCACCTGAAACAGATCGCCCGGGCGCGCCTTGCAGAAGCCTCTGATCACTACGCTGAGAGGCTCGGGCGGTCCTATGACCGGATCACCCTGCGTGACACCCGTTCGCGCTGGGGTTCGTGCAGCAGTGACGGGCGGCTGATGTATTCCTGGCGGCTTATCCTGGCACCGCCTGAGGTCCTGGATTATGTCGCGGCCCATGAGGTCGCCCATCTGGCGGAGATGAACCACTCGGCTGCGTTCTGGGACGGTGTGCGTCGGATTTACGGCGACTATGCCGCGCCGCGCCGCTGGCTGCGGCAGCACGGGGCCGACCTGCACCGGTATCGTTTCAGCCTCTGA
- a CDS encoding ketopantoate reductase family protein — translation MRIAMMATGGIGGYLAVRLGLDGHEVATIARGDHLAAIRENGLVLETSQGSETLTPWKATDTPDEVGPVDAIIFGVKGDALETAAEACRPMLGPDTVVVPFLNGVEAAERLAAILPAQNVANGMAAVSTTIAAPGVIRQTGAFNRFTFAECDSTPSARIDALREAISAAGAEAPVTDDIEREVWTKFVLFSAMSGVTAAARCTVADIAGIPELGRLYRDIMAETAAVARARGVALPDDIVEQLWERVAGMPQQMRASTAIDLEHGRPLEINWVSGAAARLAKKAGIPAPNNAALYALLLPYKDGR, via the coding sequence ATGCGCATAGCGATGATGGCGACGGGGGGCATCGGCGGGTATCTCGCCGTCAGGCTGGGGCTGGACGGACATGAGGTCGCGACCATCGCGCGCGGGGATCACCTCGCGGCGATCCGCGAGAACGGCCTCGTGCTGGAAACGTCCCAAGGCTCCGAAACCCTGACCCCCTGGAAAGCCACCGACACCCCCGACGAGGTGGGCCCCGTAGATGCGATCATCTTTGGCGTCAAAGGCGATGCGCTGGAAACAGCGGCAGAGGCCTGCAGGCCGATGCTGGGCCCCGACACGGTTGTGGTGCCATTTCTCAACGGGGTGGAAGCGGCAGAGCGCCTGGCGGCGATCCTGCCTGCGCAGAACGTGGCAAATGGCATGGCCGCCGTATCAACGACGATTGCAGCGCCCGGCGTGATCCGGCAAACCGGTGCGTTCAACCGGTTCACATTTGCGGAATGCGACAGCACGCCGTCCGCACGGATTGATGCACTGCGCGAAGCGATCAGTGCCGCAGGTGCAGAAGCACCCGTAACAGATGATATTGAGCGGGAGGTCTGGACCAAGTTCGTTCTGTTCTCGGCCATGTCAGGGGTCACTGCCGCTGCCCGCTGCACTGTCGCAGACATCGCCGGCATACCTGAGCTTGGCCGGCTCTACCGCGATATCATGGCGGAGACGGCGGCAGTCGCACGCGCGCGCGGTGTCGCGCTGCCCGATGACATCGTCGAGCAGCTCTGGGAAAGGGTGGCGGGCATGCCGCAGCAGATGCGGGCGTCAACAGCGATTGACCTGGAACACGGGCGCCCGCTGGAGATTAACTGGGTGTCAGGGGCGGCGGCCCGTCTTGCGAAGAAGGCAGGTATTCCCGCGCCGAACAACGCCGCACTTTATGCGCTGCTGCTGCCTTATAAAGACGGTCGCTGA
- a CDS encoding Lrp/AsnC family transcriptional regulator — protein MTGPDQKKEQILRELTANGRISNIELAGRVGLSPSACLRRVQEMERSGLIKGYRAVLDRAAMGAGFVAYVGVGLSDHSKKSQEAFERAIARAPEVRECHNITGTIEYLLRVECADLPSYKHFHTDVLGALPQVRSMTSYVVMGSPKDERA, from the coding sequence ATGACGGGCCCGGATCAGAAAAAAGAGCAGATATTGCGTGAGCTGACTGCGAACGGGCGCATCAGCAATATTGAGCTGGCAGGTCGGGTGGGATTATCCCCGTCCGCCTGTCTGCGGCGGGTGCAGGAAATGGAGCGCAGCGGCCTGATTAAGGGATACCGCGCTGTGCTGGACCGGGCGGCGATGGGTGCGGGATTTGTGGCCTATGTGGGCGTCGGGCTGAGCGATCACTCTAAAAAGAGCCAGGAGGCCTTTGAGCGCGCCATCGCGCGTGCGCCTGAGGTGCGCGAGTGCCACAACATCACCGGCACCATCGAATATCTGCTGCGGGTGGAGTGCGCTGATCTGCCCTCCTACAAACACTTTCACACCGATGTTCTGGGCGCGCTGCCGCAGGTGCGCTCGATGACCTCATATGTCGTTATGGGCTCGCCCAAGGACGAGCGCGCGTGA
- a CDS encoding GntR family transcriptional regulator, which translates to MNLNPRPADAAPAAHDRIYRTLRTRIMQGDLSPGQPMTLRGIGRDYGVSMTPAREAVRRLVAEGALTLSSSGRISTPELSNERIEELAALRALIEVELASRALPRAHMALIERLQTINTAVAEAVAHRDAVTYIRTNLEFHRTLYLRAQAPAMLAMAETVWLQLGPTMRALYGKLRKTEPPQFHRLIIAALRAGDEPGLRLAVRSDVTQGLRMLAS; encoded by the coding sequence ATGAACCTGAACCCGCGCCCGGCCGATGCTGCCCCTGCCGCCCATGACCGGATTTACCGGACCCTGCGCACACGGATCATGCAGGGCGATCTGTCGCCGGGGCAGCCGATGACGCTGCGCGGAATCGGCCGGGACTATGGTGTCTCGATGACGCCGGCGCGCGAGGCCGTCCGGCGGCTCGTGGCCGAAGGGGCGCTGACGCTGTCATCCTCGGGCCGGATTTCGACCCCGGAGCTCAGCAATGAGCGGATCGAAGAACTCGCCGCCCTGCGCGCGCTTATCGAAGTGGAACTGGCCAGCCGGGCGCTGCCACGGGCACATATGGCGCTGATCGAGCGGTTGCAGACCATCAACACGGCCGTCGCCGAAGCTGTCGCGCACCGCGATGCCGTTACCTATATCCGGACCAATCTGGAGTTTCACCGAACACTCTACCTGCGGGCTCAGGCGCCGGCGATGCTGGCCATGGCGGAGACCGTCTGGCTGCAGCTGGGGCCCACCATGCGCGCGCTTTACGGCAAGCTGCGCAAGACCGAGCCGCCGCAGTTTCACCGCCTGATCATCGCGGCACTGCGCGCGGGCGACGAGCCGGGGCTGCGGCTCGCGGTCCGTTCCGATGTCACGCAGGGGTTGAGGATGCTCGCCAGCTGA
- the dgcA gene encoding N-acetyl-D-Glu racemase DgcA, producing the protein MRIEVTRDVFRLARVFTISRGSRSEAQVLTVRVHEDGVTGAGECVPYARYDETLQSVTDQIAGLPEQVTRRALQDLLPPGAARNAVDCALWDMEAKHSGRRVWELAGLPAPGPEITAYTLSLDTPDEMRLQAAENAFRPLLKIKLGTPDDMPRLEAVRAGAPDARIIIDANEGWSAAVYADLAPHLLRLGVSLVEQPLPAGDDEALRGIARPVPVCADESCHDRASLPDLAGKYDVVNIKLDKTGGLTEALALRDAARRLGYDVMVGCMVGSSLAMAPATLVAQGALVTDLDGPLLLAEDRDRPLKFDEKGVHPPEPELWG; encoded by the coding sequence ATGCGCATTGAGGTAACCCGGGACGTTTTCCGTCTCGCTCGGGTGTTCACGATCAGCCGCGGATCGCGGTCAGAGGCACAGGTGCTGACCGTTCGGGTGCACGAGGACGGTGTCACCGGGGCGGGCGAATGCGTGCCCTATGCCCGCTATGACGAGACGCTGCAGAGCGTCACTGACCAGATCGCGGGACTGCCGGAGCAGGTGACGCGCAGGGCGCTGCAGGACCTGCTGCCGCCAGGGGCTGCGCGCAATGCAGTGGATTGTGCGCTGTGGGATATGGAGGCAAAACACAGCGGTCGCCGGGTGTGGGAGCTTGCCGGTCTGCCGGCGCCGGGGCCTGAGATCACCGCCTATACGCTGTCACTGGATACACCGGATGAGATGCGCCTGCAGGCGGCGGAGAATGCTTTTCGTCCGCTTCTGAAGATCAAGCTTGGCACACCGGATGACATGCCGCGGCTGGAAGCGGTCCGCGCCGGAGCGCCGGATGCGCGGATCATCATCGACGCCAATGAGGGCTGGAGTGCTGCGGTTTACGCGGATCTGGCACCGCACCTGCTGCGGCTTGGGGTGAGTCTCGTTGAGCAGCCCCTGCCGGCAGGCGATGATGAGGCACTGCGCGGGATCGCGCGCCCTGTGCCGGTCTGTGCCGATGAAAGCTGTCACGACCGTGCGAGCCTGCCGGATCTGGCGGGCAAATACGATGTGGTGAACATCAAACTCGACAAAACCGGCGGTCTTACCGAAGCGCTGGCGCTGCGCGACGCAGCACGGCGCCTGGGATATGACGTGATGGTCGGCTGCATGGTTGGCTCCAGCCTTGCCATGGCCCCGGCGACACTGGTAGCACAGGGCGCGCTTGTCACCGATCTGGATGGCCCTCTTTTGCTGGCCGAAGACCGCGACAGACCGCTGAAATTTGATGAAAAGGGCGTCCATCCGCCCGAACCGGAACTCTGGGGGTAA
- a CDS encoding aggregation factor core, giving the protein MTRLISAAFMILAAQPGLADIAVRFTESAPKDRFVIENTGNCALSGQVTLDLNGSAGGLIFDVTGNGAGVQVYQPFELVVGGDALTGLPEVRDGDQALVLEVRGLAPGETIAFTIDVDDTASARGTMVSGSEITGAAVAVAQPEMISRGSFSGDATAKVSTAACPTA; this is encoded by the coding sequence ATGACCCGACTGATCTCTGCCGCCTTTATGATTCTGGCTGCACAGCCCGGCCTTGCCGATATTGCCGTTCGGTTTACCGAAAGCGCGCCCAAAGACCGGTTCGTGATTGAAAACACCGGAAACTGCGCTCTGAGCGGGCAGGTGACGCTGGATCTGAATGGCTCAGCGGGCGGATTAATCTTCGACGTCACCGGCAATGGTGCAGGCGTGCAGGTCTATCAGCCGTTTGAACTGGTGGTTGGCGGGGATGCTCTGACGGGGCTGCCGGAAGTGCGCGACGGGGACCAGGCGCTGGTGCTGGAGGTGCGCGGTCTTGCGCCAGGCGAAACCATCGCCTTCACCATTGACGTGGACGATACCGCCAGCGCGCGCGGCACAATGGTATCGGGCTCAGAGATCACCGGCGCTGCTGTCGCTGTGGCGCAACCGGAGATGATCAGCAGGGGCAGCTTTAGCGGGGATGCAACGGCAAAGGTCAGCACCGCGGCCTGTCCGACCGCCTGA